The DNA segment CACCTTAACGGTGAATACCAAGCCAACAGCCGCGTTCAGCATCACCCCCACCGTACCGGAAGTGAATAAACCTACTACTTTCCTGAACCAGTCTATCGGCGGTACCGAATACCATTGGTTCTTTGGAGATGGGGATTCCACCAGGACCACCACGATGGAAAATGTAGTATACCAGTACAATGCAACCGGTACTTATACCGCCCTGCTGATCACCTTTAACCAGTTTGGCTGTACAGATACAGCCAGGCATACCGTGGAAGCGTTGATTGATCCGTTGCTGGATGTACCCAATGCCTTTACGCCGGGCCGGGGCAACAGGGCCAGTATTGTGAAAGTGGTAGGATTTGGTATTCAGAAGATGACCTGGCGTATTTATAACCGCTGGGGGCAGAAGGTATTTGAAACCACGAACCGGAATACCGGCTGGGATGGCACTTTCCAGGGCAAGCTACAGCCGATGGATGTTTATACCTATACATTGGATGTGGTGTTTACAGATGGCAGGCCATTGCGGAAAACGGGTGATATTACATTGATCCGGTAACCGGACTTAAAAGCTGATTAAAACCAACCGATATACCGGTTATAAACGTATATTACTTAAGCGTGAATCTGTGAGCCATTCAGTCATCGCAATAAAAAAAACGACTATGTGTGAGCCAAGCGGGATGCACCAGGAAAAAGCAAGCGATTACTTTGCCAAAGGAAAAGGAATGTCTGTATTAACGGCCGCTTTTTGTGCCAGGACTTCTTTCCTGATCCTGTTGTGCGGGTTGCTGGCGGGAAAGACCTCCACCGCACAGGACCTCCATTTCTCTCAATGGTTCAATTCACCGCTGACGACCAACCCCGCCAATACCGGTTTTATTCCCGATGCGGATTACCGCATAGGCGCCAATTACCGTAACCAGTGGTCCAACGTAATGTCGGTACCCTATAAAACCTATAGCATCTGGGGCGATGCCCAGGTATTCCGCGACCGCATTGAAAGCGGCTGGCTGGGATTGGGCGGTGTAATACTGCGTGATGTGGCCGGCTCCAGTCAGCTTACCTCTACCAAGGTATATGCTTCCGCAGCCTACCACCAGATGATCGGAATAGCCCACCTGTTGTCGGCAGGCTTTAATATCGGCTGGTCGAACAAACGCATTAATACAGCAGCCCTGAAATTCCCCGATCAGTTTGATGGTAAATTCTTCGATTCCAATTTCCCTTCGGATGGCATCCCGGACGCTACCAATATCAATTATTTTGATGTGCAGTTTGGTGTGAACTATGCCTATTTCCCTACTGAAAAGATCTATATCAACGGCGGTTTGTCGGCCTGGCATATCAACAGGCCCCGTGAATCGTTCTTCAATTCCGACCCTGCAGGATATGACTCCCGCATATCGCCCCGCTATAATGCCTTTGTGAATGCCAGCCTGAAGGTAACGGATGATGTGATCCTCAACCCAATGGCCTATTATAGTACACAGGCCAAATCCAATGAGCTGGTGGCGGGCGCCAATGTACAGTACAACCTGGCCAATGCAGGCGAAATGCAACTGTTGGGCGGTTTATATTACCGGCCAGGCGATGCCTTTGTTCCCATGCTGGGGTTTGAATACAAGAATATCCGGCTGACCTTCACTTATGATGCTACAACTTCTTCTCTCAAACAATACAATAATAGCCGGGGTGCTTATGAGTTTGCCTTGATGAACAGGGGCTTTTATGATGAATACAACGGAGACAGAAGACAATCGCTGTGTCCAACGTTTTAGGAAAGCATACAGCATTCCGAATCCAGCATAGCATACAGCGGGGGCTGAAACTTAAAACGGGACATAGCGCTTAGCATTGCTATTAGTCAATTTAAAAGTGAACCCTTGAACAGGAGAAACCTCGTAGTTATTCCTATCCTTCTTGCCATGCTGCGGGCGATTGCCCAGGATGGTGCCGCTACTTTTGATTTTACAGAAAATAAAGGCCAGTGGGAGAAAAACATCCGGTTCAAAAGCACTTTGTCTACCGGCGCTTTTTTCCTGCAACGAAACGGCTTTACCGTTGCCCAATACCATGGAGATGACCTGGAACGCTTTTTTCATACCCACCATTCCACACAACCCACTACCGGGCAAACAAGAATAAGCCGGCCAGACAGGGGACCCCATGGAAAGCCGCCCGGCCAGGCCGATCCTTCACCCGGCATCGTACGTGCCCATGCCTACCGCGTGGAATTTGCCGGTGCCGATGAGAACAGTATGGTAGTGCCGGAGAAAGCGGTGGAAACCAATACCAGCTATTTTATCGGTAATGATCCTTCCAAATGGGCTGTCAATGTACCCGTGTACCAGGCCATCGTATACAAGAACATCTATCCCAATATCGATATCCGCTATTATTCCGAATACGGCCGGTTGAAGTATGACCTCATCATACACCCCGGCGGCGATGTCAGCAAAATCGCCATGAAATATGAAGGGGCTGATAAGCTCTCCGTAAAGAACAATGAACTGATCATTAAAACATCGGTAGGCGACCTGAAAGAGTTATATCCTTATTCTTACACATTCGACATGACCAGTGGTAAGAAGGAAGTAACCTGCAATTATGAACTGGTAGATAAGAACACTGTGAAGTTCAGGGTGGCCAATTATTCCAAAACCAGTACGCTGGTGATTGACCCTACCCTGGTGTGGTGCTCCTTTACCGGCAGCACCGCCGATCAGTATGGTTATACGGCTACACCCGGCCCTGATGGCTCCCTGTATTCGGGTGGTATCGTATTTGACAGGGGATTTCCTGTTACTGCAGGCGCTTACCAGGTGGATTTCGGGGCAGGCACCGGCTCTTCGGGCGGGAAGCCTGTTGACATGGGTATTTTTAAGTTCACGCCCAATGGTCAGCGCGCTTATGCCACTTACCTGGGCGGCAATGGCAATGATTATCCCCACAGTCTCATCTGCGATGCATCGGGCAACCTGGTGATCATGGGCAAAACATTCTCCACCAATTACCCCGGCACGCTGAAAGGCAGGGGAGGTGGTTCTGATATCGTAGTTACCAAGCTGAATGCATCGGGCACCAATATTATTGGTTCGCTGCGGATCGGCGGTACCTCCAACGATGGTGTTAATATCAAGGACCAGTTGGGCGCCGGTATGACGCCTACTGCTACTTTCCGGTTTTATGGCGATGATTCGCGCAGTGAAGTGATACTGGACAATGAAAACAATATTTATGTAGCGGCCCAAACCCAATCGGCAGGAGCAACCGATGGCATGCCGGTCACTACAGGCGTTTTTCAGCCCTCGAACGCCGGCGGACAGGACGGCACCATTATCAAGATCAATCCTAACTGTACGGATATTACCTGGTGCAGTTACCTGGGGGGGGCTGGTACCGATGGCGCTTTTGTAATAGCGATTAATCCTGCCAATAAAGATATTTATGTAGGCGGCGCTACTACCAGCGACCGGTTCCCGCCCGCCAGCAAGCCGGGTGTTTACCAGGCGACCTATAGGGGAGGCATTACGGATGGTTTTGTATCACGCATATCCAATGATGGCACTACGCTGATCAATACCACTTATGCAGGCACTCCTTCTTTTGATGCGATCTATGGCCTTAAGTTCGACAGGAATAATATCCCCTATATCATGGGGGTTACCGAAGGAAGCTGGCCGGTGCAGAATGCCGCCTACAGCAATCCCAATTCAAAACAGTTTATTGCCAAGCTGAAACCAGACCTCTCCGGTTTCATCTATTCCACTGTTTTTGGCAATGGTTCGGCCCGGCCCAATATGTCGCCGGTAGCATTCCTGGTAGACCGCTGCGAGAATGTATACATCTCCGGCTGGGGTGGCTGGCTGGTGCCTGTTGCCAATTCCTTTAATATGGATGGCGTTAATAATATGCCCATTACGCCTGATGCCATTAAGAATATAGGTGATAACCGGGACTTTTATTTCATTGTGATCAAGAGGGATGCCTCAGCATTGTTATATGGTACTTATTTTGGCCAGGATGGCGGCTTTGGCGAGCACGTGGATGGCGGCACCAGCCGGTATGATGAACAGGGTATTATTTACCAGGCGATTTGCGCCAATTGTACCCAAAGCAGGGACTACCCTATTACCCGGCGTTTTCCCACTACTCCAGGAGTATGGGCCCCTACCAATGGCAGCAGGGATTGTAACCTCGCAGCCGTGAAGCTGGCTTTCAATTTTGCAGGCGTGGCGGCAGGCCCTAAAGCTTTTTTCAATAACCTGCCCGATACGGTAGGCTGTGTACCTTTCACCCTTCAGTTCAGGGATACCGTACGCAATGCCAAAAGCTATGAATGGGATTTTGATGGGGATGGCGTTACCGACCGCACAACGACCAATGTGGAAGAAACGTTTACTTTTAATGCAATTGGCACCTACCGGGTGCGGCTGATCGCGATTGACCCTTCTACCTGTAACCAGCGGGATACCGCCTATATTACTATCCGGGTAAGGGATGATCCGGCGGATATTAAATTCACGGCTGAAAAGGATGGCGATTGCGAATCTTTGGCCTTCAATTTTATCAATCAGTCCACTCCTCCCGTGGGCAAGCCATTTGGCCCCACCAGTTTTGCCTGGGATTTTGGTGATGGCACGCCCATCACGCCTACCGGGACTGCTACAGTGAAGCATAATTTTACAGCACCGGGCACTTACAATATCAGGTTGATCCTACTGGATACCAATTATTGCAATACCGGCGACTGGGTGCCGCTGAAGCTGGGCGTGGTGGCCAATGTAGAAGCACGGGTGGAAACACCCTTAATGGGCTGTGCCCCCTATAATGCATTTTTCAACAATACCTCGTTGGGCGGGCACGATTATTTCTGGGATTTCGGTGATGGCAATACCTCCACAGAAATGAGTCCCACTCACCTGTACAACAATATCGGCACTTACAATATCAGGCTGATCGTAACAGATAGCAACACCTGTAACAAAGTGGATACCCTGGATTTCATTTTAACGGTGAATACCAAACCAACAGCCGCCTTCAGCATCACCCCCACCGTACCGGAAGTAAATAAACCCACTACTTTCCTGAACCAGTCTATCGGCGGTAACCGGTATAAATGGTTGTTTGGCGATGGGGACAGCACGGTCACCAACACCATGCAAAATGTACAGCACCAATACAATGCTACCGGCGACTATACAGCTTACCTGATCACGTTTAACGAATTCGGTTGTACGGATACAGCCGATCATACGGTGAGCGCCTTGATTGATCCCCTGCTGGATGTGCCCAATGCCTTTACACCGGGCAGAGGCAACAGGGCCAGCATTGTGAAAGTAGCAGGATTTGGTATTGAGAAGATGACCTGGCGGATTTATAACCGCTGGGGACAAAAGGTATTTGAAACCACCAACCGGAATACCGGCTGGGATGGCACTTTCCAGGGTAAGCTGCAACCCATGGATGTATATACGTATACCCTGGATGTGGTGTTTACAGACGGCAGGCCATTGCGGAAAACAGGTGATATTACACTAATAAGGTAAGAATACGGGCGTTTTGATTAATGGTAGTTCACCCAGGCACTATTTTGGTTATTTTGTAATAAATAACCTGCTCATGAAAGTATTACTGCCTATCCTGCTGGTGATATCCACGCTGTCCCTGCTGGCACAGGACCTGCCGGATTCCAGGAAACAGGAAATTGTTATCCGCAATGTGAATGTGATCCCTATGGACAGGGAGCAGGTATTGCCCAACCAGGTGGTGATCATAAAGGATGGCAGGATCTCACTGATCGGTGATGCCCGTACCGTAAAATATGGCGCCGGCGCCCTGGTGATTGATGGTACCGGTAAATACCTGATGCCGGGCCTTGCAGAGATGCATGCCCATGTACCTCCCATAGACAATATTGAGCCCATGAAGGAAGTAGTATTGCTGTTTGCCCTGAAAGGCGTCACCACCATCCGGGGTATGCTGGGCCATCCAAGACACCTTGAGCTGCGCAGCAAGCTGCAATCCGGCGAGATCATTGGCCCCCGCCTGTATACCTCCGGCCCTTCCATCAATGGCCAGACAGCCAATACAGCAGCCACTGCCGAAAAGATGGTAAGGGACCAGAAAGCCGCAGGCTATGATTTCCTGAAACTACATCCGGGCCTTACGGTAGATAACTTCAATGTGATTGTGAAAACGGCGAAGGAAGTGCAGATCCCCTTTGCCGGGCATGTATCGTATGCAGTAGGTGTGTGGCGGGCTATAGACGCCGGTTATGCTTCCATTGACCATATGGATGGGTTTGTAGAGAGCCTGATACCCGGTATAGAAAGTATGACCGAGCAGCAGGTAGGTCTTTTCGCTGTGTTTACCGGGCACCAGGCAGATACCACCCGTATACCCAAACTGGTGAATGCCCTGCGGGATAAGCATATCTGGGTAGCGCCTACGCAGGCGCTGGCGGAAAGGTGGTTGTCGCCGGAGAAAACACCGGAAGCCCTGAGCCAGGAACCGGAAATGATCTATATGGCGCCCAATACCCTGAACGGATGGGTGAATACAAAAAAGAGCTTAATGAGCAATCCCAACTATAACCCGGCCAACGTACAGCGGTATGTGGAGGTACGCAGGAAACTGATCAAAGCCTGCCAAAAAGCAGGCGTAGGGATCTTGCTGGGCTCGGATGCCCCACAGGTATTTGATGTACCGGGATTCTCCCTGCACCATGAGCTGACCTATATGGTAAAGGCAGGCCTTACTCCTTACGAGGCGTTGCGCACCGGTACCGTGAATCCTGCCACTTTCTTTAAGCGGGATGATGCAGGAGTGATCAAGCCGGGAGCAGTGGCTGATCTTGTATTAGTGAATGGTAATCCGCTACAGGATATCAATGCCGTCAAAAACATTGAAGGCGTATCGCTGGCAGGCAGGTGGCTGTCCAGGGAATATATTGAACAGGAGTTAAAGAAGCTGGAGAAAAAATAACAGCTACCGGTGCTGATCATAATAGTTGACAGGAATGGATTGCCGCAGCAGTTCTGATTCTTCCTCAGATAGTATCGGTGAATCAATTGTTTTTACAGCCTCGTCCAGTTGTTCTTTCGTACGTATGCCCACAATGGCCGATGTAACAGCCCGGTGTTGCAATACAAACCGTAGTGCCACCTGTGTAGCGTCCCGCAAATCATTGGTAAGCGATTGAACAGCTTTGGCAGCCTGCGCCACCTCTTCTTTTGTATAATTCAGGTAAGCCGTTGCCGGTTTATTGATCAGTAATCCTTTTGCCACACTTCCCCGTGTGATCACACCAATATTGTGTTGCTTTAATAAAGG comes from the Paraflavitalea devenefica genome and includes:
- a CDS encoding PorP/SprF family type IX secretion system membrane protein, whose product is MCEPSGMHQEKASDYFAKGKGMSVLTAAFCARTSFLILLCGLLAGKTSTAQDLHFSQWFNSPLTTNPANTGFIPDADYRIGANYRNQWSNVMSVPYKTYSIWGDAQVFRDRIESGWLGLGGVILRDVAGSSQLTSTKVYASAAYHQMIGIAHLLSAGFNIGWSNKRINTAALKFPDQFDGKFFDSNFPSDGIPDATNINYFDVQFGVNYAYFPTEKIYINGGLSAWHINRPRESFFNSDPAGYDSRISPRYNAFVNASLKVTDDVILNPMAYYSTQAKSNELVAGANVQYNLANAGEMQLLGGLYYRPGDAFVPMLGFEYKNIRLTFTYDATTSSLKQYNNSRGAYEFALMNRGFYDEYNGDRRQSLCPTF
- a CDS encoding DUF7948 domain-containing protein; translated protein: MNRRNLVVIPILLAMLRAIAQDGAATFDFTENKGQWEKNIRFKSTLSTGAFFLQRNGFTVAQYHGDDLERFFHTHHSTQPTTGQTRISRPDRGPHGKPPGQADPSPGIVRAHAYRVEFAGADENSMVVPEKAVETNTSYFIGNDPSKWAVNVPVYQAIVYKNIYPNIDIRYYSEYGRLKYDLIIHPGGDVSKIAMKYEGADKLSVKNNELIIKTSVGDLKELYPYSYTFDMTSGKKEVTCNYELVDKNTVKFRVANYSKTSTLVIDPTLVWCSFTGSTADQYGYTATPGPDGSLYSGGIVFDRGFPVTAGAYQVDFGAGTGSSGGKPVDMGIFKFTPNGQRAYATYLGGNGNDYPHSLICDASGNLVIMGKTFSTNYPGTLKGRGGGSDIVVTKLNASGTNIIGSLRIGGTSNDGVNIKDQLGAGMTPTATFRFYGDDSRSEVILDNENNIYVAAQTQSAGATDGMPVTTGVFQPSNAGGQDGTIIKINPNCTDITWCSYLGGAGTDGAFVIAINPANKDIYVGGATTSDRFPPASKPGVYQATYRGGITDGFVSRISNDGTTLINTTYAGTPSFDAIYGLKFDRNNIPYIMGVTEGSWPVQNAAYSNPNSKQFIAKLKPDLSGFIYSTVFGNGSARPNMSPVAFLVDRCENVYISGWGGWLVPVANSFNMDGVNNMPITPDAIKNIGDNRDFYFIVIKRDASALLYGTYFGQDGGFGEHVDGGTSRYDEQGIIYQAICANCTQSRDYPITRRFPTTPGVWAPTNGSRDCNLAAVKLAFNFAGVAAGPKAFFNNLPDTVGCVPFTLQFRDTVRNAKSYEWDFDGDGVTDRTTTNVEETFTFNAIGTYRVRLIAIDPSTCNQRDTAYITIRVRDDPADIKFTAEKDGDCESLAFNFINQSTPPVGKPFGPTSFAWDFGDGTPITPTGTATVKHNFTAPGTYNIRLILLDTNYCNTGDWVPLKLGVVANVEARVETPLMGCAPYNAFFNNTSLGGHDYFWDFGDGNTSTEMSPTHLYNNIGTYNIRLIVTDSNTCNKVDTLDFILTVNTKPTAAFSITPTVPEVNKPTTFLNQSIGGNRYKWLFGDGDSTVTNTMQNVQHQYNATGDYTAYLITFNEFGCTDTADHTVSALIDPLLDVPNAFTPGRGNRASIVKVAGFGIEKMTWRIYNRWGQKVFETTNRNTGWDGTFQGKLQPMDVYTYTLDVVFTDGRPLRKTGDITLIR
- a CDS encoding amidohydrolase family protein; translated protein: MKVLLPILLVISTLSLLAQDLPDSRKQEIVIRNVNVIPMDREQVLPNQVVIIKDGRISLIGDARTVKYGAGALVIDGTGKYLMPGLAEMHAHVPPIDNIEPMKEVVLLFALKGVTTIRGMLGHPRHLELRSKLQSGEIIGPRLYTSGPSINGQTANTAATAEKMVRDQKAAGYDFLKLHPGLTVDNFNVIVKTAKEVQIPFAGHVSYAVGVWRAIDAGYASIDHMDGFVESLIPGIESMTEQQVGLFAVFTGHQADTTRIPKLVNALRDKHIWVAPTQALAERWLSPEKTPEALSQEPEMIYMAPNTLNGWVNTKKSLMSNPNYNPANVQRYVEVRRKLIKACQKAGVGILLGSDAPQVFDVPGFSLHHELTYMVKAGLTPYEALRTGTVNPATFFKRDDAGVIKPGAVADLVLVNGNPLQDINAVKNIEGVSLAGRWLSREYIEQELKKLEKK